Below is a window of Agrobacterium sp. RAC06 DNA.
GAGATTCCCGGCCTTTCTACGGCCGCCATGGAGATCCTGTCACGCCTAGAAGCTCGACTGGATCGACAACAATCTCCCAGAGGCCTCGGCGCTCCCGAAATCGCCGGCATTGTCCGCGCTGAGCTTGAACGCTTTGCCGAGGCCGTAGCCACACGCTTCGGCGAGCGGACATTGTTGTCACTGGCAGCCAAAAACGCCGATGGGGAGGTGTTTCACAAGCTGACTGCCGGCATGAACCAGGCGCAGAAAAGCGAAGTGCAAGCTGCATGGATGGCCATGCGCACGAGCCAGCAGCATTCAGTCGCTGAGCGCCTGACAAAGGGGCAGCGGCAGGTGGAGGGGCTGCGCCAGACACAAAGCAAGGGGCTTTCCCTGAAATGAGCGCGATTGCGGAACGTGACAGGATCGTCCGACAACGACGCTTTGCAGGGAAAGCTCTGTCGGCTGCAATGGTAGCCGTTACAGTCATTGCGCTTTTGGGTCTGGTCGGTGGGTTCCGCCTCAATCTGACCCCGAGTGCCGCCCTTGGGCTCTGGAGGATCGCACCGCTTGAACTCCCCATCACGATCGGCCAGAGCGTCTTTGTCTGCCTGCCCAATAGACCTGCCATGCAAGTGGCACGCGAGCGTGGTTACCTTCGGGCTGGCTTGTGTTCAGGGGGCAATGCACCACTCATCAAGAGGGTTATGGCGCTTGCCGGGCAGCGCGTGGTGATTTCGGATCATCTCCTGGTGGATGGTGTCAGGATCGAGGCCTCGCATCTCCTAAAGCATGACGCCAAGGGTCGTCCGCTTCTCCACGACACTGGCGGCATCGTTCCCCCCGGTATGGTCTACCTGTTTTCACCTTATCCAGGATCGTGGGATTCGCGCTACTTCGGGCCGGTGCCGGCATCTGGCATCCTGGGGCTTGCGCAGGAGATCTGGACCTATGCGCCGTGAGAGCTGGATTTCCGCGAGCCATGCTCTCGGGCTCAGCAGCCTTTCGGGAGCAATTGCAGTCTTCGCCTGGAATGGTGATGCTATCTCACTGCCGCTTGCCCTGATCTTTCCGCTCATCTGGTCGCGGGCAAAAACCCGGTTGGCGGCAGCGCTCATCTCTGCCTCTTACATTTTGGTCGCGTCCCGCGCTTTGCCGCTGAGCGTGGCCGAATATTTTAAAGCTGATGTCCTCTTGGGTCTCGGCGTCTGGATTGCCTCCGCCTTCTCCTTTGTCCTTGTGCATATCCTGCTTTGGAGGCAGGCAGCCGATTGGCGCCGCGCCCTATGCTATGCCCTAATCATGGCTCTCACGGGCTTTCCTCCCTTTGGGATCACAGGCTTTGCCCATCCTTTGACGGCGGCTGGGATTGTCTTTCCCGGATGGGGCTGGTTTGGGCTTTTTGCGACTGTGATCCTCGCCTGTTGTCTGGTCACTAGGCACTGCTGGATGGCGGCACTTGTGCTGGGTGCATTCTGGCTGTGGTCGAGTGCCCCGAACTTGTCCAGCAAGATCCACATGGTCTCTACCAAAGCCTCGCCCGAAATCTTGTCCCCCGCTTCGTCTGAAGCGAGGCCCCTCTCATTGCCAACAGCCGGGTCCGCAGCCGGGCAGACGGCGTTGCCCAAAGCTTGGCCCAAAGCTTGGAAAGGCGTCGAGCTTCATATGGGCATGAGCCTTGGCCGTGATCTGTCACTTCGTCACCAAAGTGAGCTTTTAGCGATCGTCGAAATGGCGGCTGGCCGGGATAAATACTTCATTCTCCTGCCGGAGGGTGCCCTTGGGCTCTGGACCCCGGCGCGGGAACGCTTTTGGACGCAATCGCTTGAGTCTCGGGCCTTGACGGTGATCGCGGGCGCAACCGTGATCAATGCCGATGGCTATGACAATGTGATTCTGGCGCTTAATGAGAACGGCAGCCGGGTTATCTATCGCCAACGCATGCCGGTCCCGATTTCCATGTGGCGACCCTGGCATGCATGGACCGGTCAACCAGGCGGCACGCCGGCACGGTTTTTCGAGAACCCGGTGGTCGAGTTTGATGGGATCACGGTCGCACCACTGATCTGCTACGAGCAGCTGCTTCTCTGGCCCGTCCTGCATTCGATGGCTTACGACCCCGATCTTCTCATTGTCATCGGGAATGGGTGGTGGACGGCAGGAGCTAAGATTGTTGCGGTTCAAAGAGCCAGTGCGACTGCTTGGGCGAGGCTCTTTTCCATGCCGCTTGTCATGTCGTTCAACATTTGATTAAAAGACAATTCAGATGCGCGTTCGAAGGCTAGGTCAGCTCGCGGCAAGGGCGGCATGGTTAACAACAATTTAAATATTATGTTACAATACTCGCTGTCTGTTAATCAGTCTCAGTTCTGATTGCAGACAAATGTATCGGGAAAATCGGCGGGGCTAACGTGGTCAAGCGTTACAACTTCAAGACATCCAAATCGGAGGCTGACCGCCCTTCTGATGAAGCGCTTTTGAGCCTTCTTGAGGCGAATATGCAAAGATTGCCTCTAAACGATAACGCATCCTGGACTGCTCGGGCAAAGCCTTTGGGCGTCGTCGCCTCGATTGGCTCCTTTGTCGCTTATGGGGCTATCCTATTGATGGGCGCATTCATTCTGTTGATTTTCAGGCTGGTGCCAGCGTCGAAAGACAGCGATTATTGATTCCAGCGTCCATGACCCCATCGGTGTGGGGCGATTTCATCATGTTGCGCTTCCCAGCGAGATCGATTGCCCTTCACCTGACCTGACCTGACCTGACCTGATCTCAGGCGTCAACGAGAGGGCGCTGGGCGTCGCCAGTTGGCTCGGTTCTCGAAGCGATCATCGCATGCCGGCCTTTGAGGTCGCGGAAGGTCTGACAATGAAGCATCGTTCCTCACGTTCTGAACTCGATCTGACCTGGCATTCCCTGGCGCGAGCGTTTATCTACAAGAATCTGCGTATTGCGGCGCATCGTAGTTGTGCTTAGCATTAATCATTTGTTAACCACGTGAGCTTCGATCGCAGAGGTCCCGGAAATGAGCGATTTTTATGTCGTGCTGAGTCTCTGCATCTACTTGGCAGTCGCGACGGCCTTCCTGACTGAGACCTACGCGGAAGGCGAGCGTGTCGGCGGGTTTTGGGACCGAGATCGGGTCATAGGTCTGCTGATGTGCGCTGTTTGGCCAGCCTTAACATGCGCTGTCGCCGTGGCTGCCATTTGGTCGTCGAAATCCACCGTCGGTCTGAACATTTCTGCCCAATAGAGAATTTCCGGACCTTTGGCGGCGATTGGTTGCATCCATCGTCAGCGCTGATGTGCTCTTCTTTCAGACGGCGCAATTTCCGTCCGGCTTCCACTTTGCAGTTACGATTGGCGGCATGAGTTCATATCAGAACACTGTATCCTGAAGAGTTGGATCTTTATACGCCGAGCTGCGGAAACAGCATGCATAGCCAGTTGTCCCAAGCACGCTCCATCAAGCTGCGGGGACGGTTCACCCCTCGAAGTGCGTGGGGCGCCACCAGATCGGACCCGGTGACCCTTCGTAAGATTGGCCGATACGCAATTTCTGGATCTCCAAAGCGGTGGCCGATGTGTCACGTTCAGAACGCGGCGAGATGAAGGCAGATGACACGCTGCCGCTTAGATAAGCCCTATGCTCCACAATAGCAGCCACCAGATCAATGCCGACAAAAGCATTGTGGTCAATAGAGCTTTCAGCCTTAAGGTAGGACGCAACATGATCCGTACTCGTCACACTTCAAAGAATCAATTTCGTACCAGCCCGAGCCAAAGGTAGAGCTTTTGGCCAGCCATGTCGGCCCCCAGATCTTGGATTGTGAGAGATGGCCACGAACTCGTGATACCCGCCGGGCTGTGCCTAGCCTCTATAGCGCGCTGCGGTGATGGCTTTGTCTGGTCCTGCTCGTGTTGAGTTTTGATAATAATATCAAACGCCTATGGCTCAACATTCTGAGCGTGCAGGTGCGCGCATAGGGTTGTTTCACCACATCGACCATTCGCGATCTGCGTCTTAGCTGAGCTCTCGCTACTTGCGATCATGTTTTCATATGCGTGAATGAGTTTGGCAGAAATGCCTCTTCATGAGACAGGAGGAGCCGCTTTCGGGGGTAGCGCTTCACGGTTTGAACTTTTCAATCAGTTCAAAGGAGGCCTATCCATCGGCAATCTTTTCGAGTGCGCAGGTTGCCCAGGATCGTGCCCAGAGATGGGGAAGCCTACTCGTGCTGTCTGGGCGCGGAGCGTTCATTCATTAGGTATGGCGCGGTTGATTGAGCATGACTCAGCTTGCGACAGCATCTGTCCCAATGCTGCTGCGGACAAGACGCGCATTTGAACCTGGCTCTGACCCGCGGTTGGTGGCACCAGGCTTGCACCATCCCATGATCTTGCGTGAGGTTAATCGATGTTTAACGAAAATCATAGAATGCTAGCGTCTCGTCACGTCGGGACATATCCATGCTTTACTTCGCCCTACTCCTCTACTGCCTTGTCGGCACGATCTTCCTGATGGAGAGTTATCTTGAGGGTGAGCGCGACGGCGGAGAGTGGGATATATGGCGCGTAGTCGGCCTTGTGCTCAGCCTCGTCTGGCCGCTGCATTTGGTGATCTGCCTGCTCGCTGTCATTTGGTCACGTCGCGTTTCGCCGCCAGTCATCACCCCCAGCCATTAGCGGGAATGACGCGATCATTCACGATCTCGATATGGTCGGCAGTCCCATCAAGCGAAGTCAGTAAAGAGTTGCGGTTCAGCGCGGGTCCGGAGCCCCTGAGGTAACTTCGCCAGTCTCGATCGCTCGGATTGTGTCGCTCAGGATCGATGTCACTTCCTCGTGGGTGTAGCCCATCCGTAGAGCTTCATCCACAAGGGCAGCCATGGCCTCTTCGAAAGAGGACACTGATTTTGGGGTACGCGAGGTATGATCAAAAGGCTCAGGCGCGCTTTCCGCAATGTCCAAGGTCCTTGTCAAATCCCTTGCGAAATCTGGAGCTTTTTTGTTTCCCATGGGGGAAGGATAGGCCAAAGGGAGATCTGTTCAACTTGATGTTGAAGACATCGTGTATAAATGTGGTTACTGGCAACTTTCTAAATCTGGCCCAACGCTGTCGTCGCAGGTGACAAGCCTAAATCTGCGTGCCTTCAACCAAAGATCAAAAGCCCGAGAATGCCAGCCACACCGACGGCGATCCGCCACCAGGCGAACGGCGCATATCCCCGCTTCGAGATAAAGTTCAAGAGCCCCCTGACGACAAACAGAGCCGAGATGAAGGCTGCCACGAAGCCGATGCCGATGATCATGGTGTCGTCGACGGTCAGTGCGTTGCGGTTCTTGTAGAGATCGAGCGTGAAGGCGCCGAGCATGGTCGGCATGGCGAGGAAGAAGGAAAACTCGGCTGCCGAGCGCTTGTCAGCACCGAGCAGCAGCGCGCCGACGATCGTCGCACCGGAACGAGATGTGCCCGGGATCATCGCGACGCACTGGCAGAAGCCGATCTTCAAGGCGAGTGACAGCGGATATTCGGTGACGTCGTGATACCGGGGCTTCAGCGGCAGGCGGTCGATCCAGAGCAGGACGAAGCCGCCAAGGATCAGCACCACGCAGATCAGCATCGGCGTCTCGAAAAGAACCGTCTTGATAAAGTCATGCGCGAGGAAGCCGATCACGGCAGCGGGCAGGAAGCCAAGGAGCACCGCGCCAACAAAGCGACGGCTCTCTGCGCTCGTTGGCAAAGACAAAGCAATGTTGAGCAGCTTGGCGAAGTAGACGCTGAGGATGGCCAGGATCGCGCCGAGCTGGATGAGCACCGCAAAGCTGTTTCCCGGCGATTCGAAGCCGAGGAAATGGCCTGCTAACAGCAGGTGCGCGGTGGATGACACCGGCACGAACTCGGTCAGGCCTTCGATCAGGCCGAGCACAAGCGCGCTGATAATGGACTCATTGTTTTCCATGTTCGCATTCCCCTCTTAACGTCTCGACTAAGCATCTCGTGTGAAATCAAACAGGAACGCTTAATGCGGAACGACTAACATTCAATTGTTGAAATCTCATTTGTTTCTCTGTGAAGGCTGCGGGCTCAAAAGAAGGCGCAAGACTGACCAGACTCTTCTTTGCCGGTACAGTTTGACTGTCACGGGGTTCCGACATTGTTTTGTCTGACGTTTCTCAGTCGGCTCCGTGATCCTGATAGTGCGTATTGTAGGGTGTCTTTCGCCTTCAGCTCGGAGGAGGTTCTGGGCCGACGTCAGCAGGTAAGCGCGATGCTAGCAGTTTCAGCGCCTCCCGAGACGATCAGAAACCGTTAACCATGTCACAGCTTTTTCTCGGCAATTACCACGCCGATCATTGACCGAATATTAGTTCATGAAAATACTCGTTGTGGGCTGTGGGGATTGCGTAGCGTATGGAAAGCACGACTTCGTCTGAATTCTTGGATCTCTGTCTTGCGGTCATCGAATACGGGATCCAAGCGCGAACGATCGGCATGTCACAAGAGCAATGCTCAACTGCGGTTGTTCAGCCAGCATCTATGGAGCTCGAGGATGATTGCCTCGAAGATCTATGTCGCTTTGGCTGGGAAGTGGAAGATGCGTTCAGAAGAGCCGGCCTCGATGAATGTGTCGTCTCCGGTGCCGGCATAATGGTTGTTCGTTCGGAGCTTTTGATCCCACGCCAGAACCCAGCAGCATAAACAGATGGGGCTCACGCCAATGCGATCAGCGTTGGATCCGTTCCCTCACGCCGATGATCTCAAAAATCTCGTCCAGCATGAATTGAACCCGCCTGAGCGTTTGGGAAAGGCTGCCGACGCAGTCTTCTTGTTTCGCTGTGAGGCACTGTGAACTGCAACCGTCATTGCTTACCATTTTGCACTGACACCGCTGGGGCCATCACGATCCGCGTGGAAAATGGTTTGCATTGGGCTGAACGTTCCGTTTCTCTCCGATCCGCTTTCGCTCCTCGTTCAGTCCCGTACGAATTCTGCTTCATCAAACCGTCCCATCCGCAACCTCCGGACATTAACGCCGGGCTCCTCCTCGGTCGCAGTGTAGAAAATTTTCGGGCGTTCCGGATCAATCATTCTCCACTCTCGCTCGAGACGTTCAAACGTAGTTCTGGACACAAATCTAGTCATCTTGTTCCTCCGGCTTTTGTTTCATTTACTAGGTTGGAGTGTTTCTGATCAAATGCATCGTTGATTTAAAGTTACCCGGCAAGGTTAATGGCGAAGGTGGTGATACACGCTCCTGCGAACCCAAGTTAAAGCTATCGTATTTTGATCGAATTGCCTGAGACTGGTGTGCGGCAGTATCTCCGGGCGACAACTCGCCGAAAGCTAAAGCAATTCCAGCGCGCGTTGCTGACATTCCGGCAGGCTGCAGGCCGACGTCCACAGTCCCTCGGGTCCAGATCGTCTGCTTTTATGCGGATGGCCTCCACGATGCTGAGGCTCCTATTTAAGAGTTCATATGCTAAATGGAATCGACAGATATGTGAGAACGCCGAAGTGGTGTTTGCGCTCATGGGCGAGCGCATAACCAATCGATGTTTCCGTTTTGCACGGAACCATATTTGGGTCTCATGAAGCAGCAGCAATTGGATGGCCTGGTTATGCGCATAGTGGATATATGCACCACGTCCGCGTTGAAAGGCCAAAGTTGTTTCTTCGCATCCGCAGTGCCGCTGACAATCGAGCTCTGTCCTTACTGTTTTTTATAGAAAGTATTGTAGTTCGGCTCATACAGCCCTTGAGCGAAAACAACAAAAGACCAATTTTGGGGATAAAAGTGGTTAAAGTCGAAAAGACAATACGTATAGCAGTGTTCCCTGTAGCTGGTCTCGGCACGCGTTTTCTTCCCGCCACCAAGGCGGTTCCGAAAGAGATGCTGACAGTCGTCGACAAGCCGGTCATCCAGTATGTGGTTGACGAAGCCATCGAAGCTGGGATCGAGCATTTCGTCTTCGTCACCGGCCGCGGCAAGGCGGTCATACAGGACTATTTCGATATCCAGTTCGAACTCGAACAGACCCTGAAGGCCCGCAATAAGAGCGCAGAACTCTCGCTTCTCCAGACACTTCAGCCGTCAGCGGGTCAGACCAGCTTCACACGGCAACAGGAGCCGCTGGGTCTCGGACATGCCGTCTGGTGTGCCCGCGACATCGTGGGGCACGAACCTTTCGCCCTTCTGCTGCCTGACATGATTATGCGCGGCGAAAAGGCATGCCTCAAGGGGATGGTCGAACTTTATGAGAAGACCGGCGGCAACATTGTGGCTGTCGAGGAATGTGCGCCGGATCAGGCCCACAAATACGGCATCGTTGACGTGGGTGACGCGCTCGAAGGCGGCTTCAAGATCACGCAAATGGTCGAGAAGCCCGCCAAGGGTACAGCACCTTCCAACTTCTTCATTAACGGCCGCTACATCCTGCAGCCTGAGATCTTCGAGATCCTGTCGACCCAGGAGCGTGGCGCCGGCAACGAGATCCAGTTGACCGATGGCATGCTGAAGCTCGCCAATGACCAGCCGTTTGCCGGTTACCACTTCAAGGGCCAGACCTTCGACTGCGGTTCCAAGGACGGCTTCATCCTGGCCAATGTCGCCTTTGCCATCGAACGCGCCGATATTCGTCCGTCAATCGAAGATGAGCTGAAGGCGCTGCTCGCCGCGCTGAAGTGAAATGAAACCCTGACCGCCGGGCTTAACGCTTGGCGGTCAGGCCCACCAATGCCGTCACCGTGCTGTTGTCGGTCCGCTCTTAGGCACGATCGGCCGTTCATCGAGAGATTTGCTCATCTTCGGGATGAGCCTGGCACGGCAAGATAAGAGATCGGCTTCTAAGGCGCGTCGTCCTTCTGTTTGCCGGCTCAGCCCGACTTCTCACCGCAACGAGAGCTTTATAGAGGCCGTGCGACGTCCGGGATGGATAAACTGTCTAAACTCTCCAGGTTGCCCTGACGCTGGCTCTAGACTTCGTATGCTGCAGCCGGGAACATCTGCTTTTGCACGACAATCTTTTTTTACCGGACTCCGGTGGCAGTGTTCTCTGGCGAGAATGGCTGGTCGTATATTGGCAAACTTCCCTGGTGCGTTGGCCTAATGGGGTTCGAACAGCGGGCATAACAGGCGGATCAAGTCCACATCTAGTAGTGCGCAAGTATGCGTCATGCAGCCGTCGAACCTCGGCCGAGTTGCAAATGCAACCAAGATCACGAAATGGTGAACGATAGGTTGAGCGTCGCACCGCGCTCAAAGAGCATTGAGTTTTCAGTGGTTATGAAGAACAAGGATCTGGTCTCGCTTGTGCAATGCGAAAGCACCGGCTGATTTTGACTGGACACATGTCCACTTGCCGGTGGAAATAGGTTACCGAAGCCTTAAAACGGGAGACTTGGCATGAACCGGTCAAAGCTAGCTAGCGGCACCGCCGTCTTGATTGCTCTTTCGCTTGCAGGCCCCGCCAAGGGAGTGGCATGGGCTTCGTCCACTGACACTGATCAAAATCCAAGTGAGTTGGTAAAAATTGTCAAATCGGAGGCCAGCGCGACTGAGCGCTCTGGTGCTTTGACAAGGCTTGAACAGCTTGCGACGACAGACCCCGACGCAAAACGCCGGCTCGCTGAGCTTTATCTTGCTGGTGAAGGTGTAGATGGCGAGGCCGCCAAGGCATTAACGCTTCTGGAAGAAGCGGGTGCCGAGGGCTCTACGGCCGCCCTACGAAAACTCGCTTCCCTTTACAGATCGGGAGAAGTGGTCGAGCAGGACAGGGACAAGGCTCTGGAGCTTACGAGACAGGCAGCAGAACTTAACGATTCGTGGGCGCAATTGTCCCTTTCGGATACCCTCCGAAAGGGTGACGGGGTCGAGCAGGACATTGAGGCCGCGATCTCCTGGCTCGAAAAGTCTGCAGCCGCAGGCAATGCTAGCGCTCAGCTCCGTTTGGGAGGCTTTTTGGCGGATGGGAAGCTGATACCGCAGGATGAGGCTCGAGCGGTTGAACTCCTGCAAAAGTCAGCCGCCAAGGGAAATGTGGGAGCAAAGATCAAGCTTGCTAATTTGCTCATGCGCGCTGATGCTGAAGAAGCTAACCTAGAACTCGGGGCGCAGCTCCTGCGAGAGGCGGCTGAAAGCGGTGATGACAAGGCAAAATTGCGCCTCGCAGAACTCCTGTTGAGCGGAGAACTGATAGAACCTGACGTTGATCAGGGTACGGCCCTGCTCGAAGAGCTGAGTGCCGGTGGCGATACGGCAGCCACCAAGGCATTACTTGCTCTTCATTCGGGGGGTGAGGTGCCAGAGGATGGCGAACGTATAGTTGAGCTCCAAACACGGCTTGCGGACGCAGGCGATGCTGATGCAATGGTCCGGCTGGGGGAAATCTACCGCGACGGGATCATCGTGCCGGCTGACCTTCCGCGATCACTGGAATATTTTAGGGGTGCAGAAGAAAGTGGCAGTTCTCGGGCCTGGAGGCGTGTTGCCGAAGCGGCTTTCCGCGGATTTGGTGAAGACGCGGATTCTGTCAAGGCTGTTACGATTTTGAGGGCGGAAATCGACAAGGGCAATCTCGAAGCTTCGATCTATCTCGCGGGTATACTTGCCGCGGGAGACTATGTTGATGCAGATCTCGATGCGGCACGTGCGCTCTACGAAAGCGCTGCCGAAGGCGGCAAGGTTAGCGCTCATAAGCAACTGGCTCGCTTGTATTTGGCTGGTGCGTTCGGTGCTGCGCAAAAGATCAATGCTCGAGATCACCTGACCGCTGCGATCGACAAGGGTGATGAAGCAAGCCTCGTGACCCTTGCGACCGCGCATCTGAATGGCAGCTTCGGCCAACAGTCCGATGTGCAGCTAGGGTTGAACTTGCTGCAAGAAGGAAGGCAAAAAGGGATTTCCTCCGCAACAACCACGTTGGCCGAAGTCTATTTCCGCGGTCGCGGCGTAGGGCCCGATGCTGAACAGGCCGTTCGGCTTTTGACCGAGGAGGCGGACCGGGGGGATGCAGCCGCTGCCAGAGCTTTGATCCAGGCCTATAGATCAGGCAAGGGGAAGAGTTTTCCAGCATCGGGACCTCGCGCTCGTGCGGCGTTGGAAAAATACGCTGGCCTTCTGAATGAAGCGCAGAAAACCCGTGAGGTCTTTTTGCTTGACGCTCGTCTTGCTGCAAGCCTCGCTCAGTATGAGCAGCTGGAGGAAAAGATCGCGAGCTTGCCCGTTTCGCAGAGGCGCGGATACATCGAGGCGCTGCGATCCGCCAATCAAAACGCCTATGTCTATGTGGTTCAGAAAGGTTTGAAGAAGGCCGGTCGATATGACGGCCCGATTAATGGTCTTCTAACTTCATCGACGATCAGAGCTATACGCGAAATTTGCGATTCTGGACCGTCAGGAGATCGTTGCCGGATGGGGCCCCTACACAGTGCTGCAGCTAAGGTCGTGTCCGCCCGCCTCGAGGCGATCTACTAAACTGCAATATTTTGCCTATGGAGCTCACAGTGAATCGGTATTGTTTTGTCCAAGCTATTTGTCTCAAATGGGTTCGCAGCTTGAATATTCACAAGGGGAGCGGGTGACCAGCTAAGTGACATGTACGCATTCCAGTATGCGCGCTTTGAAACCAACAACGAAGTCGTTACCCGCCGTGCTGTAATCCGCAATGCCGGGGCGTTTGTGCTGGCCGAAGCTAGAGCAGATCCTGTTCAATCCGGGTCATACCCGGCAGCCCTGAAGTAGTTTTCGCATTCTTTCGGCGTGAAGCGGGGCATCAATGTACCGACTGCGTCCCACAAAGCATCGATCTTTCTCTCCGCCCGAGCCCGCAACATAGCCTTCAGCTTTGAGAAGGCGTTTTCGATGGGGTTGAAGTCGGGGCTGTAGGGCGGCAGGA
It encodes the following:
- the traF gene encoding conjugative transfer signal peptidase TraF, producing the protein MVAVTVIALLGLVGGFRLNLTPSAALGLWRIAPLELPITIGQSVFVCLPNRPAMQVARERGYLRAGLCSGGNAPLIKRVMALAGQRVVISDHLLVDGVRIEASHLLKHDAKGRPLLHDTGGIVPPGMVYLFSPYPGSWDSRYFGPVPASGILGLAQEIWTYAP
- a CDS encoding conjugal transfer protein TraB codes for the protein MRRESWISASHALGLSSLSGAIAVFAWNGDAISLPLALIFPLIWSRAKTRLAAALISASYILVASRALPLSVAEYFKADVLLGLGVWIASAFSFVLVHILLWRQAADWRRALCYALIMALTGFPPFGITGFAHPLTAAGIVFPGWGWFGLFATVILACCLVTRHCWMAALVLGAFWLWSSAPNLSSKIHMVSTKASPEILSPASSEARPLSLPTAGSAAGQTALPKAWPKAWKGVELHMGMSLGRDLSLRHQSELLAIVEMAAGRDKYFILLPEGALGLWTPARERFWTQSLESRALTVIAGATVINADGYDNVILALNENGSRVIYRQRMPVPISMWRPWHAWTGQPGGTPARFFENPVVEFDGITVAPLICYEQLLLWPVLHSMAYDPDLLIVIGNGWWTAGAKIVAVQRASATAWARLFSMPLVMSFNI
- a CDS encoding undecaprenyl-diphosphate phosphatase → MENNESIISALVLGLIEGLTEFVPVSSTAHLLLAGHFLGFESPGNSFAVLIQLGAILAILSVYFAKLLNIALSLPTSAESRRFVGAVLLGFLPAAVIGFLAHDFIKTVLFETPMLICVVLILGGFVLLWIDRLPLKPRYHDVTEYPLSLALKIGFCQCVAMIPGTSRSGATIVGALLLGADKRSAAEFSFFLAMPTMLGAFTLDLYKNRNALTVDDTMIIGIGFVAAFISALFVVRGLLNFISKRGYAPFAWWRIAVGVAGILGLLIFG
- the galU gene encoding UTP--glucose-1-phosphate uridylyltransferase GalU → MVKVEKTIRIAVFPVAGLGTRFLPATKAVPKEMLTVVDKPVIQYVVDEAIEAGIEHFVFVTGRGKAVIQDYFDIQFELEQTLKARNKSAELSLLQTLQPSAGQTSFTRQQEPLGLGHAVWCARDIVGHEPFALLLPDMIMRGEKACLKGMVELYEKTGGNIVAVEECAPDQAHKYGIVDVGDALEGGFKITQMVEKPAKGTAPSNFFINGRYILQPEIFEILSTQERGAGNEIQLTDGMLKLANDQPFAGYHFKGQTFDCGSKDGFILANVAFAIERADIRPSIEDELKALLAALK
- a CDS encoding tetratricopeptide repeat protein, translating into MNRSKLASGTAVLIALSLAGPAKGVAWASSTDTDQNPSELVKIVKSEASATERSGALTRLEQLATTDPDAKRRLAELYLAGEGVDGEAAKALTLLEEAGAEGSTAALRKLASLYRSGEVVEQDRDKALELTRQAAELNDSWAQLSLSDTLRKGDGVEQDIEAAISWLEKSAAAGNASAQLRLGGFLADGKLIPQDEARAVELLQKSAAKGNVGAKIKLANLLMRADAEEANLELGAQLLREAAESGDDKAKLRLAELLLSGELIEPDVDQGTALLEELSAGGDTAATKALLALHSGGEVPEDGERIVELQTRLADAGDADAMVRLGEIYRDGIIVPADLPRSLEYFRGAEESGSSRAWRRVAEAAFRGFGEDADSVKAVTILRAEIDKGNLEASIYLAGILAAGDYVDADLDAARALYESAAEGGKVSAHKQLARLYLAGAFGAAQKINARDHLTAAIDKGDEASLVTLATAHLNGSFGQQSDVQLGLNLLQEGRQKGISSATTTLAEVYFRGRGVGPDAEQAVRLLTEEADRGDAAAARALIQAYRSGKGKSFPASGPRARAALEKYAGLLNEAQKTREVFLLDARLAASLAQYEQLEEKIASLPVSQRRGYIEALRSANQNAYVYVVQKGLKKAGRYDGPINGLLTSSTIRAIREICDSGPSGDRCRMGPLHSAAAKVVSARLEAIY